In a genomic window of Azospirillum baldaniorum:
- a CDS encoding HWE histidine kinase domain-containing protein, with amino-acid sequence MNGGVDLSNCDREPIHLVGSIQPSGFLIALSTDWIVKHASSNIGAWLGVEPDALLGLPLSEVMDEEALHAIRGRLQLSLINGSVERAFRVKLSASALPLDIAVHLSGQSIIIEAEPSEPDSELDVGSMVRAMIGRLQRTADFDACCREAARQLRSLTGFDRVMIYRFDRDGAGEVIAESAVRGMPSYLGLRYPASDIPKQARALYERNWLRCINDVDAPSAAILPPFGPEGEPLDLSMSVLRSVSPIHCEYLRNMGVAASMSVSILRRGKLWGLFACHNMVPRRLSLERRTAAELYGQMFSFLLEGVERDREEAYEAKAHLLHTRIMAVMADGASSMENLERLRGEVGHYIRSDGFAIVLGGQTLVDGSTPTPEELLGLVRMLNRAHASRVFATSEIAQVHQPGMDFAERAAGMLAIPVSRKPRDYIIFFRKESVRTVTWAGNPDKPVEAGPNGQRLTPRKSFEAWKETVLGQSEPWTEADLRIADSLRITLMEVVLRLADQAEEERRTARERQELLIAELNHRVRNILSLVRALLAQSRAGVTRVEEFAEIVGGRIQALARAHDQLTAENWKPSPLRPLIAAEVDAYLGHRAERVVLSGPEVLLSPPALSVMALIMHELVTNAAKYGAFADSGGRVKVRWSLDDQDALELCWEESGGPPVQAPTRQGFGTTIIERSVPHELKGEATVTYALAGLRARFTIPAIHVSLAPERPAVVEAAVTPCAAADIPLGGTVLLLEDNMIIAMSAEDMLLKLGADRVETVASVRQALVAIADDPPGMALLDVNLGTETSFPVAERLRELGIPFLFATGYGESAIFPEEFRDVLVLRKPYDSEQVRRGLQTVRGAVAGRRED; translated from the coding sequence ATGAACGGTGGCGTAGACTTGAGCAATTGCGACCGGGAGCCGATCCATCTCGTCGGGTCCATCCAACCGAGCGGATTCCTGATCGCGCTGTCGACGGATTGGATCGTCAAGCACGCCTCGTCCAACATTGGGGCGTGGCTGGGTGTGGAGCCCGACGCTCTGCTGGGGCTTCCCCTGAGCGAGGTGATGGACGAGGAGGCGCTGCACGCCATCCGCGGGCGGCTCCAGCTCTCCCTCATCAACGGGTCGGTGGAGCGCGCCTTCCGGGTGAAGCTGTCGGCCAGCGCGCTGCCTCTGGACATCGCGGTCCATCTGTCCGGACAGTCGATCATCATCGAGGCGGAGCCGAGCGAGCCGGACAGCGAGCTGGACGTCGGTTCCATGGTCCGCGCGATGATCGGACGGCTTCAGCGCACCGCCGACTTCGACGCCTGCTGCCGGGAAGCGGCGCGGCAGCTGCGGTCGCTGACCGGCTTCGATCGGGTGATGATCTACCGCTTCGACCGTGACGGTGCGGGCGAGGTGATCGCGGAATCCGCGGTGCGCGGCATGCCCTCCTATCTGGGGCTGCGCTACCCGGCGTCGGACATCCCGAAGCAGGCCCGCGCGCTGTACGAGCGGAACTGGCTGCGCTGCATCAACGACGTGGACGCCCCGTCCGCGGCCATCCTGCCGCCCTTCGGACCGGAGGGCGAACCGCTCGACCTGTCGATGAGCGTTCTGCGCAGCGTGTCGCCCATCCATTGCGAATATTTGCGCAACATGGGCGTCGCGGCCTCGATGTCGGTGTCGATCCTGCGTCGCGGCAAGCTGTGGGGCCTGTTCGCCTGCCACAACATGGTGCCGCGGCGGCTGTCGCTGGAGCGGCGTACGGCGGCCGAGCTGTACGGCCAGATGTTCTCCTTCCTTCTGGAGGGCGTCGAGCGCGACCGCGAGGAGGCCTACGAGGCCAAGGCGCACCTGCTCCACACCCGCATCATGGCGGTGATGGCGGACGGTGCCTCCTCCATGGAGAATTTGGAGCGGTTGCGCGGCGAGGTCGGCCACTACATCCGCAGCGACGGCTTCGCCATCGTGCTGGGCGGCCAGACCCTTGTGGACGGCAGCACCCCGACGCCGGAGGAGTTGCTCGGGCTGGTGCGCATGCTCAACCGCGCGCACGCCAGCCGCGTCTTCGCCACCAGCGAGATCGCGCAGGTCCACCAACCCGGGATGGACTTCGCCGAGCGCGCTGCCGGCATGCTGGCCATCCCGGTGTCGCGCAAGCCGCGCGACTACATCATCTTCTTCCGCAAGGAGTCGGTCCGCACCGTCACCTGGGCCGGCAACCCGGACAAGCCGGTGGAGGCCGGCCCCAACGGGCAGCGGCTGACCCCGCGCAAGAGCTTCGAGGCGTGGAAGGAGACGGTCCTCGGCCAGTCGGAACCCTGGACGGAGGCCGATCTGCGCATCGCCGACTCCCTGCGGATCACGCTGATGGAGGTGGTGCTGCGGCTGGCCGACCAAGCGGAGGAGGAGCGCCGGACGGCCCGCGAGCGGCAGGAGCTGCTGATCGCCGAGTTGAACCACCGGGTCCGCAACATCCTCAGCCTCGTCCGCGCGCTGCTGGCCCAGAGCCGGGCCGGGGTCACCCGTGTCGAGGAGTTCGCGGAGATCGTCGGCGGGCGCATCCAGGCGTTGGCGCGGGCGCACGACCAGTTGACCGCGGAGAACTGGAAACCCTCCCCCCTTCGCCCGCTGATCGCGGCGGAGGTCGACGCCTATCTGGGCCACCGGGCGGAGCGGGTGGTCCTGTCGGGGCCGGAGGTGCTGCTGTCGCCGCCGGCCCTGTCGGTGATGGCGCTGATCATGCACGAGTTGGTGACCAACGCCGCCAAATACGGCGCCTTCGCCGACAGCGGCGGCCGGGTGAAGGTCCGTTGGAGCCTGGACGACCAGGACGCGTTGGAACTCTGCTGGGAGGAAAGCGGCGGGCCGCCGGTGCAGGCGCCGACGCGCCAGGGCTTCGGCACCACCATCATCGAGCGTTCGGTCCCGCACGAGCTGAAGGGCGAGGCGACGGTGACCTACGCCCTGGCCGGGCTGAGGGCGCGCTTCACCATACCGGCCATCCATGTCAGCCTGGCGCCGGAACGTCCGGCGGTGGTCGAAGCGGCGGTGACGCCCTGCGCGGCGGCGGACATTCCGCTGGGCGGGACGGTGCTGCTTCTGGAAGACAACATGATCATCGCGATGAGCGCGGAGGACATGCTGCTGAAGCTGGGCGCCGACCGGGTGGAGACGGTGGCGAGCGTCCGTCAGGCGCTGGTCGCCATCGCCGACGATCCGCCGGGCATGGCGCTTCTCGACGTCAATCTGGGAACCGAGACCTCCTTCCCGGTGGCGGAGCGGCTGCGCGAGCTGGGCATCCCCTTCCTGTTCGCCACCGGCTACGGCGAGTCCGCGATCTTCCCGGAGGAGTTCCGCGACGTGCTGGTCCTGCGCAAGCCCTACGATTCGGAGCAGGTGCGGCGGGGCCTCCAGACGGTGCGGGGGGCTGTAGCCGGTCGTCGGGAGGACTGA
- a CDS encoding hybrid sensor histidine kinase/response regulator — protein sequence MVRWLLLLVFTLAPLIGFEVYSHTRLRAEREAELGQEALRLLDLIQTEQQRIVDDIEHILATLAEADIAGPACQETMERLRQRLPSYLTLGFAARSGIVLCSTDRQTVGTGSADQPQIRQALTTGLFSVGEYVATEGPRHRVLPFALPYARNGGESGKEGGSGPAVVTALLDLDWLRQYQARKPLPPNVTVLLADRAGTVLVRVPDLQGIVGQPLPERLGLYLSGAETATALTEGLDGVARVTAYSPPGANGSGLAIAVGIDRAAALRTVDVSALWSWFPFLLILLFTLTGTAWAIGRLTRQRETERSLLKAVLEHLRAGVVVAEAPTGRMILHNSAAERLIGQPLGRIDRIEDYPRPFTGSPSEGSSELPLVRALRDGTVVRQEELRRDTPAGPITCLADAEPVRDSDGCITLAVVTLTDITERKTGEEALRRSETRFRELVENTPVMMWINRPDGGREYYNAAWRSYTGRSLEHGERWSYIHPADYPRLLDCRERGIAAGESYGFDVRMQRHDGAYRWHVCRINPMRQNGQIIAWVGTAVDVHDSRMAREAAEQADRSKSRFLAAASHDLRQPMQSMFFFAEALHSHVHSPRGRDALAMLERGMETLKGLLDSLLDVSQLDAGVIEPRIEDIAVKPLLDDIGSSYAPVAAAKGLDLQVVNHHDLTVRSDRNLLGRMVRNLVENAIRYTERGVIRLECHPLDGHAGIQVRDTGIGISGEQMSWIFEEFYQVGNPERDRNQGLGLGLAIVQKLSALLGHPVEVRSELGKGSVFRISVPLGDATESPAPALPPRETERGRLAVLIDDDAIVLMGLRSIFQDWGYDTIVASSTEEALARLRAAGRRPDVMVADYRLREHKVGTEAILKIRELAGAPVPAVLLTGDSGPDVMQEAERHGIGVMFKPVTARLLQEALTRQTGTAA from the coding sequence ATGGTTCGCTGGCTTCTGCTGCTCGTCTTCACCCTGGCCCCGCTGATCGGGTTCGAGGTCTATTCCCACACCCGGCTGCGGGCGGAGCGGGAGGCCGAACTCGGTCAGGAGGCGTTGCGCCTGCTCGACCTGATCCAGACCGAACAGCAGCGGATCGTCGACGACATCGAACACATCCTGGCCACGCTGGCGGAGGCGGACATCGCCGGCCCGGCCTGCCAGGAGACGATGGAGCGGCTGCGCCAGCGCCTGCCCAGCTACCTGACGCTGGGCTTCGCCGCCCGGTCCGGAATTGTCCTGTGCTCCACCGACCGGCAGACCGTCGGGACCGGGAGCGCCGACCAGCCGCAGATCCGTCAGGCCCTGACGACCGGCCTCTTCTCGGTGGGGGAATATGTCGCCACCGAGGGGCCGCGCCACCGCGTTTTGCCCTTCGCCCTGCCCTACGCACGGAACGGCGGCGAGAGCGGCAAGGAGGGGGGGAGCGGACCGGCGGTCGTCACCGCCCTGCTCGACCTCGACTGGCTGCGCCAGTATCAGGCGCGCAAGCCCCTGCCGCCGAACGTGACCGTCCTTCTGGCCGACCGCGCCGGGACCGTCCTCGTCCGCGTGCCGGACCTTCAGGGAATCGTCGGCCAGCCGCTTCCCGAGCGGCTCGGCCTGTATCTCAGCGGCGCGGAGACGGCGACGGCGCTGACCGAAGGGTTGGACGGGGTGGCCCGAGTCACCGCCTACTCCCCGCCGGGCGCCAATGGCAGCGGCCTCGCCATCGCCGTGGGGATCGACCGGGCCGCCGCGCTGCGCACCGTCGACGTCTCCGCGCTGTGGTCGTGGTTCCCCTTCCTGCTCATTCTTCTGTTCACATTGACCGGGACCGCCTGGGCCATCGGACGCCTGACCCGCCAGCGCGAGACGGAGCGGTCTCTGCTGAAGGCGGTGCTGGAGCATCTGCGCGCCGGCGTGGTGGTGGCGGAGGCGCCCACCGGGCGGATGATTCTGCACAACAGCGCCGCGGAACGGCTGATCGGCCAGCCTCTGGGCCGGATCGACCGCATCGAGGACTACCCCCGCCCCTTCACAGGCAGCCCGTCGGAAGGTTCTTCGGAACTGCCGCTGGTCCGCGCCCTGCGCGACGGCACGGTCGTGCGGCAGGAGGAACTGCGCCGCGACACCCCGGCCGGTCCCATCACCTGTCTGGCCGACGCCGAGCCGGTGCGCGACTCCGACGGCTGCATCACGCTGGCCGTCGTCACCCTGACCGACATCACCGAGCGCAAGACCGGCGAGGAAGCCCTGCGGCGGAGCGAGACCCGCTTCCGCGAACTGGTCGAGAACACCCCTGTGATGATGTGGATCAACCGGCCGGACGGCGGCCGGGAATACTACAACGCCGCTTGGCGCTCCTACACAGGGCGCAGCCTGGAGCATGGGGAGCGCTGGTCCTACATCCACCCCGCTGATTATCCACGGCTGCTCGACTGCCGCGAGCGCGGCATCGCCGCGGGCGAATCCTACGGCTTCGACGTGCGCATGCAGCGCCACGACGGGGCCTACCGCTGGCACGTCTGCCGGATCAACCCGATGCGCCAGAACGGTCAGATCATCGCCTGGGTCGGCACCGCGGTGGACGTGCACGACAGCCGCATGGCCCGCGAGGCGGCGGAGCAGGCCGACCGCTCCAAGAGCCGCTTCCTGGCCGCCGCCAGCCACGACCTGCGCCAGCCCATGCAGTCCATGTTCTTCTTCGCCGAGGCGCTGCACAGCCACGTCCATTCCCCGCGCGGGCGCGACGCCCTGGCGATGCTGGAGCGCGGGATGGAGACGCTGAAGGGCCTGCTCGACAGCCTGCTGGACGTCTCGCAGCTGGACGCCGGGGTGATCGAGCCGCGGATCGAGGACATCGCGGTCAAGCCGCTGCTCGACGATATCGGGTCCTCCTACGCCCCGGTCGCCGCCGCCAAGGGTCTCGATCTCCAGGTGGTGAACCATCACGACCTGACCGTGCGCAGCGACCGCAACCTGCTGGGACGCATGGTCCGCAATCTGGTGGAGAACGCCATCCGCTACACCGAGCGCGGGGTGATCCGCCTGGAGTGCCACCCCCTGGACGGCCACGCCGGCATCCAGGTGCGCGACACCGGGATCGGCATCTCCGGCGAGCAGATGTCCTGGATCTTCGAGGAGTTCTATCAGGTCGGCAACCCCGAGCGGGACCGCAACCAGGGGCTCGGTCTCGGCCTCGCCATCGTGCAGAAGCTGTCGGCTCTGCTCGGCCATCCGGTGGAGGTGCGCTCCGAACTCGGCAAGGGGTCGGTGTTCCGCATCTCCGTCCCCCTCGGCGACGCCACGGAAAGCCCGGCCCCGGCTCTTCCACCCCGCGAAACGGAGCGCGGGCGGCTGGCCGTCCTGATCGACGACGACGCCATCGTCCTGATGGGGCTGCGCTCGATCTTCCAGGACTGGGGCTACGACACCATCGTCGCCTCATCCACCGAGGAGGCGCTGGCCCGCCTGCGGGCGGCGGGCCGGCGGCCCGATGTGATGGTCGCCGACTACCGCCTGCGCGAGCACAAGGTGGGCACCGAGGCCATCCTGAAGATCCGTGAACTGGCCGGAGCGCCGGTTCCCGCCGTCCTGCTGACCGGCGATTCCGGCCCCGACGTGATGCAGGAGGCCGAACGGCACGGGATCGGCGTGATGTTCAAGCCGGTGACCGCCCGCCTGCTCCAGGAGGCCCTGACCCGCCAGACCGGCACCGCCGCGTGA
- a CDS encoding TetR/AcrR family transcriptional regulator: MTDRTTDKDSSTVGPRGRARRQALLDAAAALFVEKGFEKTTLTDIIGRAGGSRATLYEHFGDKEGLFRAMMEENSARIQEGLAAIQADERAAPEDGLARFALHIVAALFDDRTMAIIRVLVSEGGRIPDIAEAFFRIGPETAQRRLADYLARQTAAGALSVAEPEAAARGFIGMITGNILLRRLILPEQSFSREETERYVGRAVALFLTGARPIAKH; this comes from the coding sequence TTGACGGACAGGACAACCGACAAAGACTCATCCACGGTCGGCCCGCGCGGCCGGGCGCGCCGGCAGGCCCTGCTCGACGCGGCGGCGGCGCTGTTCGTCGAGAAGGGCTTCGAGAAGACCACGCTGACCGACATCATCGGCCGGGCCGGCGGCTCCCGCGCCACCCTCTACGAGCATTTCGGCGACAAGGAGGGGCTGTTCCGCGCGATGATGGAGGAGAACAGCGCCCGCATCCAGGAAGGGCTCGCCGCCATCCAGGCGGACGAGCGGGCAGCACCGGAGGACGGGCTGGCCCGCTTCGCCCTGCACATCGTCGCGGCGCTGTTCGACGACCGCACCATGGCCATCATCCGCGTGCTGGTGTCGGAAGGCGGGCGCATCCCCGACATCGCCGAAGCCTTCTTCCGCATCGGCCCGGAAACCGCCCAGCGGCGGCTGGCCGACTATCTGGCGCGGCAGACCGCCGCCGGCGCCTTGTCCGTCGCGGAGCCGGAGGCCGCCGCCCGCGGCTTCATCGGCATGATCACCGGCAACATCCTGCTGCGCCGCCTGATTCTGCCGGAACAATCCTTCTCCAGGGAGGAGACGGAGCGTTACGTCGGACGGGCCGTCGCCCTCTTCCTGACGGGCGCCCGCCCCATTGCGAAGCACTGA
- a CDS encoding TetR/AcrR family transcriptional regulator, whose translation MPDKGASTPFHGGIAGGGIAGAGIASLGINSFDTPGCGPRGQARCRALLDAAAALFVEKGFALTSLSDILRQAGGSRTTLYEHFGDKEGLFRAVMERHCDRVLEEMSAMHAAGPAAMAEELEENLYRVGLHIAGTLTMPETTAILRILVSEGGRIPDIAQAFFQVGPEKTIGWLADCFRELSEAGRLRIDDPEGAAHAFIGMVVGDLLTKRLILPDEPVSMEELERYVRQSVRLFLAGTRP comes from the coding sequence ATGCCCGACAAGGGGGCATCCACACCGTTCCACGGCGGAATCGCTGGGGGCGGAATCGCCGGAGCCGGAATCGCCAGCCTCGGCATCAACAGCTTCGACACGCCCGGCTGCGGCCCGCGCGGCCAGGCGCGTTGCCGGGCGCTGCTCGACGCGGCAGCGGCGCTGTTCGTGGAGAAGGGATTCGCGCTGACCTCGCTGTCCGACATCCTGCGGCAGGCCGGCGGGTCGCGCACCACACTCTACGAGCATTTCGGCGACAAGGAGGGGCTGTTCCGCGCGGTGATGGAACGCCACTGCGACCGCGTGCTGGAGGAGATGTCGGCGATGCACGCCGCCGGCCCGGCGGCGATGGCCGAGGAGCTCGAAGAGAATCTGTACCGCGTCGGCCTGCACATCGCCGGCACGCTGACCATGCCGGAAACCACCGCCATCCTGCGCATCCTGGTGTCGGAAGGCGGGCGCATTCCCGACATCGCCCAGGCCTTCTTCCAGGTCGGCCCGGAGAAGACCATCGGCTGGCTCGCCGACTGCTTCCGCGAACTGTCCGAGGCGGGGCGCCTGCGCATCGACGATCCGGAGGGGGCCGCCCACGCCTTCATCGGCATGGTGGTCGGCGACCTGCTGACCAAGCGGCTGATCCTTCCGGACGAGCCCGTCTCGATGGAGGAGTTGGAGCGTTACGTCCGCCAGTCCGTGCGGTTGTTCCTCGCAGGGACGCGGCCCTGA
- a CDS encoding efflux RND transporter periplasmic adaptor subunit has translation MFNRNAFLSLAVAASLTVVLGACQDKKHAAGGQPAPGPAEVAVATIQPQSLSVTTELPGRTAAFRVAEIRPQVSGIVLKRFFTEGSDVKAGDQLYQIDPATYEANLAVAQADIQKAEANLQAARNKAARYNDLVKNSVVSKQDYDDAMASLKQNEAQLAAARAAHNLARINLDYTKVFAPISGRIGKSAVTEGALVTANQATALATVQQLDPIFVDVTQTASQLMQLRQDMESGRIRPAEPGKIPVSLFLHAAEVPYPQRGELQFSDVSVDPGTSSVQLRAVFPNPNQELLPGLFVRARVEQGVAQNALAVPQEAVQRGPDGSARVWVVGDDNKVNPRTIKTERAINNAWLVSDGLKAGERIVVEGLQKVKPGGEVKPVPAQAAVAALPGPQAR, from the coding sequence ATGTTCAACAGGAACGCATTTCTGTCTCTTGCCGTGGCGGCCTCCCTGACCGTGGTGCTGGGCGCCTGCCAGGACAAGAAGCACGCCGCCGGGGGCCAGCCGGCGCCCGGTCCGGCGGAGGTCGCGGTGGCGACCATCCAGCCGCAGAGCCTGTCCGTCACCACCGAACTGCCCGGCCGCACCGCGGCCTTCCGCGTGGCGGAGATCCGCCCGCAGGTCAGCGGCATCGTGCTGAAGCGCTTCTTCACGGAGGGGAGTGACGTCAAGGCGGGCGACCAGCTCTACCAGATCGACCCGGCCACCTACGAGGCCAACCTCGCCGTCGCCCAGGCCGACATCCAGAAGGCGGAGGCCAACCTGCAGGCCGCCCGCAACAAGGCGGCCCGCTACAACGACCTCGTCAAGAACAGCGTCGTCAGCAAGCAGGACTACGACGACGCCATGGCCTCGCTGAAGCAGAACGAGGCGCAGCTCGCCGCTGCCAGGGCCGCCCACAATCTGGCGCGCATCAATCTGGACTACACCAAGGTCTTCGCCCCCATCTCCGGCCGTATCGGCAAGTCCGCCGTGACGGAAGGCGCGCTGGTCACCGCCAACCAGGCGACGGCGCTCGCCACCGTCCAGCAGCTCGACCCGATCTTTGTGGACGTGACCCAGACCGCCTCGCAGCTCATGCAGCTTCGCCAGGACATGGAGAGCGGGCGCATCCGCCCGGCCGAGCCGGGAAAAATCCCGGTCTCGCTGTTCCTGCACGCGGCGGAGGTCCCCTATCCCCAGCGCGGCGAGCTTCAGTTCTCCGACGTGTCGGTCGATCCGGGCACCAGCTCGGTCCAGCTCCGCGCGGTGTTCCCGAACCCGAACCAGGAGCTGCTGCCCGGCCTGTTCGTGCGCGCCCGCGTCGAGCAGGGCGTCGCCCAGAACGCGCTGGCCGTGCCGCAGGAGGCGGTCCAGCGCGGTCCGGACGGCTCGGCCCGCGTCTGGGTCGTCGGCGACGACAACAAGGTCAACCCGCGCACCATCAAGACCGAGCGGGCGATCAACAACGCCTGGCTGGTCTCCGACGGTCTGAAGGCGGGCGAGCGCATCGTGGTCGAGGGGCTGCAGAAGGTGAAGCCGGGGGGCGAGGTCAAGCCGGTGCCGGCCCAGGCCGCCGTGGCGGCCCTGCCCGGACCGCAGGCGCGCTGA